The genomic segment CTCTTCCAGCGCCGCGATCAGATCGACCATGTCGCCGATGTGATCGGTGGCCTGCGGCTCGATGTCGGGCGGCAGGCAGCCCAGGGCCGCAACGTCACGATGCATCGCCTCGATGTAGCGCGCGGTCAGCTCGCGAAAGTCCTCGCCGTTCTCGAGCGCCCTGTTGATGATCTTATCGTCGACGTCGGTGATGTTGCGGACGAACCGGACTTCGAAACCGCGCCAGCGCAGGTAGCGCACCAGCGTATCGAAGAAGACCAGCGAGCGCGCATGCCCGACGTGGCAGCGGTCGTAGACCGTGATGCCGCAGACGTAGAGCGAGACCTTGCCCGGCTCCAGAGGCTCGAACGGCTCTTCGCGGCGCGTGCGCGTGTTGTACAGGACCAGGCCCACGTGCGTCCCGCCCTACTCTTCGCTCTCGCGAAGACGTGACAGCACGGTGTAGTCCTCGAGCGTGGTCGTGTCGCCCTTGCTGTCGCGCCCGGCGGCGATGTCGCGCAGCAGCCGGCGCATGATCTTGCCGCTGCGCGTTTTCGGCAGCGCATCGGTGAAGCGGATGTCGTCGGGTTTGGCGAAGGCGCCGATCTCCTTGCCGACGTGGCTCTTGAGCTCGGCCTCCAGCTCCATGCTGGCGCTGTGGCCGGGGCCGAGCGTGACGAAGGCGGCGATGGCCTCGCCCTTGAGATCATCGGGCCTTCCCACCACGGCGGCCTCGGTAACGGCCGGATGGCTGACCAGCGCGCTTTCGACCTCCATCGTCCCGATGCGGTGGCCCGAGACGTTCATGACGTCGTCGATGCGGCCCATGACCCAGAAGTAGCCGTCCTCGTCGCGGCGCGCGCCGTCGCCGGCGAAGTACATGTCGCCGTAGCGCGACCAGTAGTTCTGCACGTAGCGATCGGGATCGCCGTAGACCGTGCGCAGCATGCCCGGCCACGGCCGCCGGATGACGAGGAAGCCGCCCTGATTGACGCCGACCGCGTTGCCTTCGGCGTCCACGACCTCGACGTCGATGCCCGGCAGCGGAATCGTGCACGAGCCGGGCTTGGTGGCCACCGCTCCCGGCACCGGGGAGATCATGATTCCGCCGGTTTCGGTCTGCCACCAGGTGTCGACGATCGGGCAGCGGTTGCCGCCGATCTTTTCGCGGTACCACATCCACGCTTCGGGATTGATGGGCTCACCCACCGTGCCGAGCAGGCGCAGGCTGGACAGATCGTGCGCGGCCGGATGCTCGTCGCCCCAGCGCATGAAGGAGCGGATGGCGGTGGGCGCGGTGTAGAGAATGGTGACCTTGTACTTCTCGATGATCTCCCAGAAGCGGTCGGGCCTGGGGGTGTTGGGCGCGCCCTCGTACATGACCGTGGTGGCGCCGTTGCTGAGCGGTCCGTAGACCAGATAGCTGTGCCCGGTGACCCAGCCGCAGTCGGCGGTGCACCAGTAGATGTCGTCGTCGCGCAGATCGAAGACCATGCGCGAGGTCTGGAAGACGTGCGTCATGTAGCCGCCGGTGGTGTGCACGACGCCCTTGGGCTTCCCGGTCGTGCCCGACGTGTACAGGATGAACAGCGGGTGCTCCGAATCCAGCGGAACGGCCTCGGCGACGGGCGCGGCATTGGCGACGGCGTCGTGCCACCACACGTCGCGGCCTTCCTTCCAGAGCACGTTGTTGCCGGCACGCTTGAGCACGACCACCTTTTCGACGGTCGGACATTCGTCGGCGGCCGCATCCACGATCGCCTTGAGATCGAGCACGCTGCCGCGGCGGTAGCCGCCATCGGCGGTGACGATGAGTCTTGCCTGCGCATCGTTGCAGCGGTCGCGCAGCGCATCGGCCGAGAAGCCGCCGAAGACCACCGAGTGCGTCGCGCCTATGCGAGCGCACGCCAGCATCGCGATCGGCAGCTCGGGCACCATCGGCATGTAGATGCCCACGCGATCGCCGCTGCTCACGCCGAGGTCGCGCAACGCGCCGGCGAAGCGGCACACTTCGTGGTGAAGCTCTTCGTAGGTCAGCGAGCGAGTGTCGCCCGGCTCGCCCTCCCATAGCAGCGCCGTCTTGTGCCGGCGCGGCCCGTCCAGGTGACGGTCCAGGCAGTTGTGGCTGAGGTTGGTCGTGCCGCCCAGAAACCACTTCGCGAATGGCGGCTTCCACTCCAGGACCTGCGTCCAGGGCGAGAACCACGTCAGCTCGCGGGCGACCTCGGCCCAGTAGCCTTCGGGATCGGCGGCTGCGCGTTCGCGCAGGCGGTCGTACTCCTGGCGGCTGCCGATGCGCGCGCCCGACGCGAACTCGGCAGGTGGATCGAAGAGACGCGACTCCTGAAGGAGAGACTCGATGTTCTGCGACATAGCGCTCCCGGTCTGCGGATGGTGTGGCCGGCGCCGCTCGCGTGCCGCATCCGAACGGCGCCGCTGCCGCCCGGCCTCGGACCGGCTCGTGTCGCGTCTGCCAGCGCCGCGCGCAACTTAACGGCCGCCGCCGTCAATGTAAACGTTGCGGGGCGTCGAGCGCACGACCGAATTCGACTCGAATTTCTTTTGCCGTTAAGCACTTGATGACGGCTGCTCCAGTGAATCCCGAAGCCTCGCAACACAGCCACGACCACGTGCGCCTGGAGCATGTGGAGATGGCCTACAACGGCCGTCCGGTGCTCCGTGACCTTACCTGCCGTTTTCCCAGGGGCCGCATTTCGGTCGTGCTCGGCGGCAGCGGCAGCGGCAAGAGCACGATCCTCAAGCTGATCGGCGGGCTGATCCACGCCCGCGACGGGGCCGTCTACGTCGGCGAACGCGACATCGGTCGCCTCAGCGAGCGGGCGCTCTACGAGGTGCGGCGCGAGCTCGGAATGATGTTCCAGAACGGCGCGCTCCTGGACTCGCTCAGCGTCTTCGACAACCTGGCCTTTCCCCTGCGCGAACACACGCGCCTTTCGCGCGACGAGATCGAGCGCCAGGTGCACGAGCGCCTGCAGGCGGTGGGCCTGGAGGACGTCGACGACCTGCTGCCGCGCGAGCTCTCGGGCGGCATGGTCAAGCGCGTCGCCCTGGCCCGAGCGCTCATCCAGAGCCCGCGGGTGCTGCTGGTGGACGAGCCATTTTCGGGGCTGGACCCGCTCTCGACCAAGCTGATCGAGGCGCTGCTGGTGCGCATCAACCGCAAGTACGGCATGACGATGATCGTGGTGTCGCACCACATACCGTCCACCCTGCGGATGGCGGATCACGTGGTGCTGCTGCTGCCGGGCGGCCCGGTGCAAGGCAGCCCGGAACAGCTGCTGGCCAGCGCCGACCCGCGCGTGCGCCGCTTCCTGACCGAAGACACCGATGCCTCCGAAGACGTCCTGGCGCATGCCGAGGAGTTCGAGGCCGGCGAGCACCGTCCGCTGCTCGAGCAGCGCCGGGGACGGAAAAGGCCGTAATGGGTGTGACGAGCATGATTCGTGCGCTGGGCCATGGGACCGGCGACATGGTGGAGAGCCTCGGACGCCTGGCAGTCTTCACCGGCCACATCCTGCGCGTGACGCTGCGGCCGCCGCTGCGCCTGCGGGAGTTCGTCGATGAGCTGTTCAAGGTCGGCGTCCTCTCCATCCTCATCATCTGCATCTCGGGACTGGCCGTGGGCATGGTGCTGGGCCTGCAAGGCTACAACACGCTGGTGCGCTTCGGCGCCGAAGGATCGCTCGGCGCCGTCGTGGGTCTGAGCCTGATCCGCGAGCTGGGGCCGGTGCTGACGGCGCTGCTGACCACCGGCCGGGCCGGCTCGGCCGTCACCGCCGAGATCGGCACGATGAAGGCGACCGAGCAGCTCGACGGCCTGCGGATGATGGCGGTCGATCCGATCGACTACGTGGTGCGCCCCAAGGCCTGGGCGATGATCTGCGTGATGCCGCTGCTTTCGGCGCTGTTCATCGTCACCGCCATCTTCGGCGGCTACCTGGTGGGCGTGGGCCTGATGGGAATCGACGGCGGAACCTACATGTCCAGCCTGGAGAATGCGGTC from the Candidatus Limnocylindrales bacterium genome contains:
- the acs gene encoding acetate--CoA ligase — protein: MSQNIESLLQESRLFDPPAEFASGARIGSRQEYDRLRERAAADPEGYWAEVARELTWFSPWTQVLEWKPPFAKWFLGGTTNLSHNCLDRHLDGPRRHKTALLWEGEPGDTRSLTYEELHHEVCRFAGALRDLGVSSGDRVGIYMPMVPELPIAMLACARIGATHSVVFGGFSADALRDRCNDAQARLIVTADGGYRRGSVLDLKAIVDAAADECPTVEKVVVLKRAGNNVLWKEGRDVWWHDAVANAAPVAEAVPLDSEHPLFILYTSGTTGKPKGVVHTTGGYMTHVFQTSRMVFDLRDDDIYWCTADCGWVTGHSYLVYGPLSNGATTVMYEGAPNTPRPDRFWEIIEKYKVTILYTAPTAIRSFMRWGDEHPAAHDLSSLRLLGTVGEPINPEAWMWYREKIGGNRCPIVDTWWQTETGGIMISPVPGAVATKPGSCTIPLPGIDVEVVDAEGNAVGVNQGGFLVIRRPWPGMLRTVYGDPDRYVQNYWSRYGDMYFAGDGARRDEDGYFWVMGRIDDVMNVSGHRIGTMEVESALVSHPAVTEAAVVGRPDDLKGEAIAAFVTLGPGHSASMELEAELKSHVGKEIGAFAKPDDIRFTDALPKTRSGKIMRRLLRDIAAGRDSKGDTTTLEDYTVLSRLRESEE
- a CDS encoding ATP-binding cassette domain-containing protein, with translation MTAAPVNPEASQHSHDHVRLEHVEMAYNGRPVLRDLTCRFPRGRISVVLGGSGSGKSTILKLIGGLIHARDGAVYVGERDIGRLSERALYEVRRELGMMFQNGALLDSLSVFDNLAFPLREHTRLSRDEIERQVHERLQAVGLEDVDDLLPRELSGGMVKRVALARALIQSPRVLLVDEPFSGLDPLSTKLIEALLVRINRKYGMTMIVVSHHIPSTLRMADHVVLLLPGGPVQGSPEQLLASADPRVRRFLTEDTDASEDVLAHAEEFEAGEHRPLLEQRRGRKRP
- a CDS encoding MlaE family lipid ABC transporter permease subunit, whose translation is MIRALGHGTGDMVESLGRLAVFTGHILRVTLRPPLRLREFVDELFKVGVLSILIICISGLAVGMVLGLQGYNTLVRFGAEGSLGAVVGLSLIRELGPVLTALLTTGRAGSAVTAEIGTMKATEQLDGLRMMAVDPIDYVVRPKAWAMICVMPLLSALFIVTAIFGGYLVGVGLMGIDGGTYMSSLENAVDFGNDVAGSILKAVIFGVLVGLIATYQGFAAAPTSAGVSAATTSTVVIASVSVLIFDYFITALWGV